The following coding sequences lie in one Treponema socranskii subsp. buccale genomic window:
- a CDS encoding bactofilin family protein, translating to MALRSDDFSINTVIGEGSAVSGDLRINGSVRLDGDVRGDLYTDGNVQIGERARLCGNLTAKSAIVGGIVLGDIIAKESVTLLSSAAVIGDIISQKVLIEEKVIFHGHCISIKDEAKYLASSERYLEAKAIRTKAAFA from the coding sequence ATGGCGCTGCGCTCCGACGACTTTTCGATCAACACGGTTATCGGTGAAGGTTCGGCTGTTTCAGGCGATCTGCGGATAAACGGTTCAGTCCGTTTGGACGGCGACGTGCGCGGCGATCTTTATACCGACGGTAACGTGCAGATCGGCGAGCGTGCTCGGCTGTGCGGCAATCTTACCGCGAAGTCCGCGATTGTCGGCGGCATCGTACTCGGCGATATCATTGCAAAAGAAAGCGTAACGCTGCTTTCCTCGGCCGCCGTCATCGGCGATATCATTTCACAAAAAGTACTGATCGAAGAAAAGGTGATTTTTCACGGTCATTGTATTTCCATCAAAGACGAAGCGAAGTACCTTGCGTCGTCGGAACGCTACCTCGAAGCGAAAGCCATTCGCACAAAGGCGGCGTTTGCATGA
- a CDS encoding M23 family metallopeptidase, which yields MARTQKYKKLEKKVASKTSSAFFSFLTFIKDAVLRIFKVLDGKLTIMIVPHSQSKVVNFQTNVFALGLGVVLVFGIVASFFYFDRKAIGSRAEISRLSSQNRLTQASLDELRDENMNLMQAAKRFQTSLSQSLALLGITDSSNIARASVSNSDLSSLFGTQETAAGSMRETEDVKQLASYLENAVQPVEQIGKMLENQNTLFTEIPSIWPLKNVNAHISMAFGPNVHPISGQWYIHKGIDFSTYRSGDPVIATASGQVVTVGYDASYGNYIIIKHKHGIYTRYAHLMSSRVTKGQFISQRDVIGYVGNTGVTTGPHLHYEVHIGSDVVDPAKYINVKLSN from the coding sequence GTGGCTCGGACGCAAAAATATAAAAAGCTGGAAAAAAAGGTTGCTTCAAAAACGAGCAGCGCGTTTTTTTCTTTTTTGACTTTCATAAAAGATGCGGTACTCCGCATATTTAAGGTACTCGACGGCAAGCTGACGATAATGATCGTTCCGCATTCGCAGAGTAAAGTTGTTAATTTTCAAACGAACGTTTTCGCGCTCGGTCTCGGCGTCGTGCTTGTCTTCGGTATTGTCGCATCATTTTTTTACTTTGACCGAAAGGCGATCGGTTCACGCGCAGAGATATCGCGCCTGTCATCGCAAAACCGTTTGACGCAGGCGAGTCTCGACGAATTGCGCGACGAAAATATGAATCTCATGCAGGCGGCAAAACGTTTCCAAACGTCCTTGTCGCAGTCGCTTGCGCTGCTCGGCATTACCGACAGTTCGAACATTGCGCGTGCGTCGGTTTCGAACAGCGACCTTTCTTCGCTTTTCGGCACGCAGGAAACGGCAGCGGGTTCCATGCGCGAAACGGAAGATGTCAAGCAGCTTGCATCCTACCTTGAAAATGCGGTACAGCCTGTCGAGCAAATCGGTAAAATGCTCGAAAATCAAAATACGCTTTTTACGGAGATTCCGAGTATCTGGCCGCTGAAAAACGTCAACGCGCATATTTCCATGGCATTCGGTCCGAACGTGCATCCGATTTCGGGGCAGTGGTACATTCATAAGGGTATCGATTTTTCGACCTATCGTTCGGGTGATCCGGTCATCGCGACGGCGAGCGGACAAGTCGTTACGGTAGGTTACGATGCGAGCTACGGCAACTATATTATTATTAAACATAAGCACGGCATCTACACGCGCTACGCGCACCTCATGTCATCTCGCGTGACGAAGGGACAGTTTATTTCTCAGCGCGATGTCATCGGTTATGTCGGCAACACGGGCGTTACGACGGGACCGCATCTGCATTACGAAGTGCACATCGGTTCGGATGTCGTGGATCCCGCAAAATATATCAACGTAAAGCTTTCGAACTGA
- a CDS encoding phosphoenolpyruvate carboxykinase (GTP), translated as MEIKDLKNAKIKAWVEEWVKWCEPDSVYICDGSKEEYDRLMKELVDAGLATELKKKPHSYLFRSLPSDVARVEARTFIASKKEEDAGPTNHWIDPEELKKTMKALYKGCMHGRTMYVIPFSMGPVGSAIGKNGIEITDSAYVVCNMDIMTRVGTKVLDNIGSDGAWIPCMHSVGKPLNNGEKDNGIWPCADMEHKYISQFPEERTIWSYGSGYGGNALLGKKCFALRIATVLARDEGWLAEHMLILKLTNPKGEVKYITGAFPSACGKTNLAMLRPTLPGWKVETVGDDIAWMKFGKDGRLYAINPENGFFGVAPGTSDESNYNAMRAASKNTIFTNCGLTEDGDVWWEGIGYKPEGKEIVDWHGNKRPCPENDKTPKDKEQCIAHPNARFTAPAHQCPCIASNWEDPNGVPISAFLFGGRRPSTIPLVHQARNWNHGVFLGSIVGSEVTAAVISDQVGQVRRDPFAMLPFCGYNMGDYFAHWIDIGHKSTEDKLPKIFYVNWFRKDADGNFMWPGYGENSRVLAWVFDRCDGKDNYIDTAIGYMPKEGAIDTTGLSDEYKKNMSALTSVDVDGWKKEIKDIRENHYPKFGKHLPKELSECLDDLEKRLNK; from the coding sequence ATGGAAATAAAAGATTTGAAAAACGCTAAAATCAAAGCGTGGGTTGAAGAATGGGTTAAATGGTGCGAACCGGACAGCGTCTATATCTGCGACGGTTCGAAAGAAGAGTACGACAGGCTTATGAAAGAGCTCGTCGATGCGGGGCTCGCGACGGAACTCAAAAAAAAGCCGCACAGCTATCTTTTCCGCTCGCTTCCGTCGGATGTCGCGCGCGTCGAAGCGCGTACCTTTATCGCGTCGAAAAAAGAAGAAGATGCGGGTCCGACGAATCACTGGATAGATCCCGAAGAACTCAAAAAGACGATGAAAGCGCTGTACAAAGGCTGTATGCACGGCCGCACCATGTACGTCATTCCGTTCAGCATGGGGCCGGTCGGTTCGGCGATCGGTAAAAACGGTATCGAAATCACCGACAGCGCATACGTCGTGTGCAATATGGACATTATGACGAGAGTCGGTACGAAAGTCCTTGACAATATCGGATCGGACGGTGCATGGATTCCGTGTATGCATTCGGTCGGAAAGCCGCTCAACAACGGCGAAAAGGATAACGGCATTTGGCCCTGCGCCGACATGGAGCACAAATACATTTCGCAGTTCCCCGAAGAACGCACGATTTGGTCGTACGGTTCGGGTTACGGCGGAAACGCTTTGCTCGGCAAAAAATGCTTTGCGCTTCGCATCGCGACGGTGCTTGCGCGCGATGAAGGCTGGCTTGCCGAGCACATGCTCATCTTGAAATTGACGAACCCGAAAGGCGAAGTAAAATACATCACCGGCGCGTTCCCGTCCGCTTGCGGCAAAACGAATCTCGCGATGCTGCGCCCGACACTGCCCGGCTGGAAAGTCGAAACGGTCGGAGACGATATCGCGTGGATGAAATTCGGCAAAGACGGCCGCTTGTACGCGATCAATCCCGAAAACGGATTCTTCGGTGTCGCGCCGGGAACGTCGGACGAATCAAACTACAATGCGATGCGTGCTGCGTCGAAGAATACGATCTTTACGAACTGCGGCCTGACCGAAGATGGAGACGTTTGGTGGGAAGGCATCGGCTACAAACCGGAAGGCAAAGAGATCGTCGACTGGCACGGAAACAAACGCCCGTGTCCGGAAAACGACAAAACGCCGAAAGACAAAGAACAATGCATCGCGCACCCGAACGCGCGCTTTACCGCGCCCGCACACCAGTGTCCGTGCATCGCGTCGAATTGGGAAGATCCGAACGGCGTACCCATCAGCGCGTTCCTGTTCGGCGGACGCAGACCTTCAACGATTCCTCTCGTGCATCAGGCGAGAAATTGGAACCACGGCGTTTTCCTCGGTTCGATCGTCGGTTCGGAAGTGACGGCCGCCGTCATCTCCGATCAGGTCGGACAAGTGCGCCGCGATCCTTTTGCGATGCTTCCGTTCTGCGGATACAATATGGGCGACTATTTCGCGCACTGGATCGACATCGGTCACAAATCGACCGAAGATAAACTGCCGAAGATTTTCTACGTAAACTGGTTCCGCAAAGACGCCGACGGCAACTTTATGTGGCCGGGCTACGGCGAAAACAGCCGCGTCCTCGCATGGGTATTCGACCGCTGTGACGGCAAAGACAACTACATCGATACCGCGATCGGCTACATGCCGAAAGAAGGCGCAATCGATACGACGGGATTGAGCGACGAGTACAAGAAAAATATGTCCGCGCTTACGTCTGTCGATGTTGACGGCTGGAAAAAGGAAATCAAAGACATCCGCGAAAACCACTATCCCAAATTCGGAAAGCATTTGCCGAAAGAGCTGAGCGAATGTCTCGACGATTTGGAAAAACGGCTGAATAAATAA
- a CDS encoding EAL domain-containing protein gives MPHEIDLNIVKNIISLLEVCTDSFAFVYDISSDLFFISERTLAHYDLPGARFSGAIGKIIMFIHEDERVRCAVDIESIISNKKESIRSSYHIRNRYGEYVPAEVRMRRMSEAWGEIVAGSINPAEKHAFFEDDSLASERDAQFDFDTARMNEGSLSGFAMQIEVDNFISINEHAGFEAGNEILSILAQACKKQCVNGTKIYLLSDRKFLLMNFTGGNADEIRRSYSGIKQSIREAEYESGYKRMFTVSAGGIAFINDTSSLTEMLAKLMFTVETAKNNRKDTLCLFNAREYALYLRALEIESAIRDSIKNKFEGFSLLFQPIVNAKKVQKNASGSLSKIVVGAESLLRWKNDRFGTVGAGEIIPILERSGLIVPVGRWILMKAFAQCAAWNTLFPDLYVSVNISFVQILQSNLVSEVQIALERTRVNPKNIVLEITESGNIDDEEIQSMLPELSALGVKIDIDDFGTGFSNLRYLQDIHANTLKLDYTFIQKALSGDMKDLKIIEFIVDMAHALGMTVCMEGIESYDSVEKLLPFAPDKFQGYLFSRPVDARTFAKGNLHR, from the coding sequence TTGCCGCACGAAATTGATTTAAATATCGTAAAAAATATCATATCGCTTCTTGAAGTCTGTACCGATTCGTTCGCTTTCGTATACGATATATCTTCCGATCTGTTTTTTATCTCCGAGCGTACTTTGGCTCACTACGATTTGCCCGGCGCGCGGTTTTCCGGCGCGATAGGCAAAATCATTATGTTCATACATGAAGACGAACGCGTTCGCTGTGCCGTCGATATCGAATCGATTATATCAAATAAAAAAGAGAGCATCCGCTCGTCGTACCATATCCGCAACAGATACGGCGAATATGTTCCCGCCGAAGTCAGAATGCGGCGCATGTCCGAGGCGTGGGGAGAAATAGTCGCCGGCTCGATCAATCCTGCGGAAAAGCATGCGTTTTTTGAAGACGACAGCCTTGCCTCCGAACGCGACGCACAGTTCGATTTCGATACGGCACGCATGAACGAAGGTTCGCTGAGCGGTTTTGCCATGCAGATCGAAGTCGATAATTTTATTTCGATAAACGAACATGCGGGTTTTGAAGCGGGCAATGAGATTTTGAGCATCCTTGCGCAGGCGTGTAAAAAGCAATGCGTAAACGGCACAAAAATCTACCTGCTTTCGGACAGAAAGTTTTTACTGATGAATTTTACGGGCGGGAACGCGGACGAAATACGGCGCAGCTACAGCGGCATAAAGCAGAGCATACGTGAAGCCGAATACGAATCGGGCTATAAACGTATGTTTACCGTTTCCGCGGGCGGTATCGCGTTTATCAACGATACGAGTTCGCTTACGGAAATGCTTGCAAAACTCATGTTTACCGTAGAGACGGCGAAAAATAACCGAAAAGATACCTTGTGTCTGTTCAACGCCCGCGAATATGCGCTTTATCTTCGTGCGCTTGAAATCGAAAGCGCCATACGCGATTCCATAAAAAACAAATTTGAAGGATTTTCGCTTTTATTTCAGCCGATCGTAAACGCGAAAAAAGTGCAAAAAAACGCAAGCGGCTCTTTGTCGAAAATCGTCGTCGGTGCGGAATCTCTTTTAAGATGGAAAAACGATCGTTTCGGCACGGTCGGCGCAGGTGAAATCATCCCCATACTTGAACGGAGCGGACTGATTGTTCCGGTCGGGCGATGGATACTCATGAAAGCGTTTGCGCAGTGCGCCGCTTGGAACACGCTCTTTCCCGATCTCTACGTGAGTGTCAATATTTCATTCGTGCAGATTTTGCAGTCGAATCTTGTGAGCGAAGTGCAGATTGCCCTCGAGCGTACCAGAGTCAATCCGAAAAACATCGTGCTTGAAATAACCGAAAGCGGAAATATCGACGATGAAGAAATTCAATCGATGCTTCCCGAGCTGTCGGCGCTCGGCGTCAAAATCGATATCGACGATTTCGGCACGGGCTTTTCCAATCTCCGCTATCTGCAGGATATTCACGCGAATACGCTTAAACTCGATTATACGTTTATCCAAAAAGCGCTCTCGGGCGATATGAAAGATTTGAAGATAATCGAATTTATCGTCGATATGGCGCATGCGCTCGGTATGACGGTATGTATGGAAGGCATCGAATCATACGACAGCGTGGAAAAACTGCTTCCGTTCGCCCCCGATAAATTTCAAGGCTACCTTTTCAGCCGTCCCGTCGATGCGCGTACCTTTGCAAAAGGAAATCTGCATCGGTAA